The proteins below are encoded in one region of Xenopus laevis strain J_2021 chromosome 8L, Xenopus_laevis_v10.1, whole genome shotgun sequence:
- the LOC121397313 gene encoding olfactory receptor 6Y1-like, translating to MPDRNQTSTNGFILQGFSCYTQLWVPLFCLFLLVYLLTLQANVLISVVIYKTSLWHTPMYFFLCNLAFIDIFTTSIYQPKILSVLLTEDSTISFNACLFQLHCFISLICAEFVSLAVMAYDRYVAICNPLRYMTVLNRRVCVILVITCWIVAFTEPLPRTMLISQLPFCRSLVIDHFFCDLTVLIKLSCRDTSLIELLTYISCSVIGLPAFVLIVSSYTCIIFTFLKIRSATGRKKAFSTCTSHLTVVILFCCSTLITYMIPSSQYSSTLSKPFSFLYTALTPLINPFIYSLRNKDIKCCLSWQRCVTLIHCYLLL from the coding sequence ATGCCGGACAGGAACCAAACTAGCACTAATGGATTTATTCTTCAGGGATTTTCATGTTACACACAGCTATGGGTtccattgttttgtttatttctgcTGGTTTACCTTCTCACCCTACAGGCAAATGTACTTATTTCAGTAGTGATTTACAAAACCTCTTTATGGCACACCCCTATGTATTTCTTTCTATGTAATCTAGCATTTATTGATATCTTTACTACCTCGATCTATCAGCCAAAAATTCTTTCTGTCCTCTTAACGGAAGACAGTACAATTTCTTTCAATGCCTGCCTTTTCCAGTTACACTGCTTTATTTCTTTGATATGTGCTGAATTTGTTTCATTGGCTGTCATGGCATATGACCGCTATGTTGCTATTTGTAATCCTTTGAGGTATATGACTGTACTGAACAGAAGAGTTTGTGTTATATTGGTCATCACTTGCTGGATCGTTGCTTTCACAGAACCACTGCCACGCACAATGCTTATATCACAATTACCGTTCTGCAGATCCCTGGTAATAGACCATTTCTTTTGTGATCTAACTGTATTAATAAAGCTATCTTGCAGAGATACATCTTTAATTGAGTTGTTGACATATATTTCATGTTCAGTTATAGGACTTCCTGCCTTTGTTCTCATTGTATCATCTTACACCTGCATCATCTTCACTTTTTTAAAGATCCGTTCTGCTACAGGAAGGAAGAAAGCTTTCTCCACTTGTACATCCCACCTTACTGTGGTCATTCTCTTCTGTTGTAGCACATTGATCACTTACATGATTCCTTCATCCCAATATTCATCCACTCTGTCAAAACCATTTTCCTTTCTCTACACTGCCCTAACCCCCTTAATCAACCCTTTCATATACTCCTTACGGAACAAAGATATCAAATGCTGTCTTTCTTGGCAGAGATGTGTTACTTTAATACATTGTTATTTGTTACtttaa
- the LOC108699005 gene encoding olfactory receptor 5V1, whose amino-acid sequence MPDNNESSTDGFLLQGFSDYTELQIPLFCLFLMIYLLTLKANLLILIVSYKTSLIQTPMYFFLCNLAFIDIFSSSVYQPKLLLVLLRGDNTISFIGCIFQLHCFMSLACTEFVSLTVMAYDRYVAICNPLRYLIVMNRRFCVILVISCWMVGFTEPLSHTLLVSTLPFCGSRALDHFFCDLIILLKLSCKDTFFIELLTYILGSIIGLPAFILIIGSYIYIVATILKIHSSSGRKKAFSTCTSHVTVVIVFYGSILITYMRPPSQYSTILSKPSAFLYTSITPLINPFIYTLRTKEMKQYVSRRSIVKH is encoded by the coding sequence ATGCCAGACAACAACGAAAGCAGCACTGACGGTTTCCTTCTCCAGGGGTTTTCAGATTATACAGAGCTACAGATTCCATTGTTTTGTCTGTTTCTTATGATTTATCTTTTAACCCTTAAGGCAAATTTACTTATCCTAATAGTGAGTTACAAAACCTCTTTAATTCAAACCCCTATGTATTTCTTCCTATGCAATCTCGCATTTATTGATATCTTTAGTTCCTCTGTGTATCAGCCAAAACTTCTTTTGGTTCTCCTAAGAGGAGACAATACAATTTCTTTCATTGGCTGCATATTCCAGCTACACTGCTTTATGTCTTTGGCATGTACTGAATTTGTTTCGTTAACTGTCATGGCGTATGACCGCTATGTTGCTATTTGTAATCCTTTGAGGTATTTGATTGTGATGAACAGAAGATTCTGTGTTATATTGGTCATTAGTTGCTGGATGGTTGGCTTCACAGAACCACTGTCACACACTTTGCTTGTATCAACATTGCCTTTTTGTGGTTCCAGAGCACTAGACCATTTCTTTTGTGATCTCATCATATTATTAAAACTGTCTTGTaaggatacattttttattgagtTGTTAACATATATTTTAGGCTCAATAATAGGACTTCCTGCCTTTATTCTTATTATAGGCTCTTATATTTACATTGTTGCCACTATACTAAAGATCCATTCTTCTTCAGGAAGAAAGAAAGCTTTCTCTACTTGTACCTCCCACGTCACTGTGGTCATTGTCTTCTATGGCAGCATTTTGATAACCTATATGAGACCTCCTTCTCAGTATTCAACCATTCTATCAAAACCATCTGCCTTTTTATACACTTCCATTACCCCCTTAATCAAcccatttatatacactttacGAACCAAGGAAATGAAACAATATGTTTCTAGGCGAAGCATTGTTAAACATTGA